A window of the Streptomyces sp. NBC_00299 genome harbors these coding sequences:
- a CDS encoding response regulator transcription factor, with translation MRLLVIEDDIHVALALSALLSQHGFEIVHACSAKEALQILPPDDAQPFGVILLDLGLPDQDGYEVCTTIRKLTSTPVIMVTARSDVRSRIHGLNVGADDYVVKPYSVGELLARIHAVSRRTAPVGEAEPGASSLRLGPVHIDLPTRQVTVDGSAVHLTRKEFDLLVLLAQRPGVVFRREQIISSVWKSMPQGTAHTLHVHVASLRTKLGNPALIETVRGVGYRLLVPEP, from the coding sequence ATGAGACTGCTCGTCATCGAGGATGACATTCACGTGGCCCTTGCCCTCTCCGCACTCCTATCGCAGCACGGCTTCGAGATAGTGCATGCCTGCAGTGCCAAGGAGGCGCTTCAGATTCTGCCTCCGGACGACGCCCAGCCCTTCGGTGTCATTCTCCTCGACCTCGGGCTGCCTGACCAGGACGGCTACGAGGTATGCACCACGATCCGCAAGCTGACCAGTACTCCGGTAATCATGGTCACGGCGCGGTCCGACGTACGGTCCCGGATACACGGTCTCAACGTCGGAGCCGACGACTACGTGGTCAAGCCGTACAGCGTCGGGGAACTGCTCGCCCGGATCCATGCTGTGAGCCGACGCACCGCGCCCGTGGGCGAAGCGGAACCTGGCGCGAGCTCTCTGCGGCTCGGGCCCGTGCACATCGACCTGCCCACCCGTCAGGTGACCGTCGACGGGTCCGCCGTGCACCTGACCCGCAAGGAGTTCGATCTGCTCGTGCTACTTGCGCAGAGGCCAGGTGTCGTCTTCCGCCGGGAGCAGATCATCAGCAGCGTGTGGAAGAGCATGCCCCAGGGCACAGCTCACACCCTGCACGTTCATGTGGCCTCCCTGCGGACCAAATTGGGGAACCCTGCTCTCATCGAGACCGTGCGTGGCGTGGGCTACCGGCTCCTCGTTCCCGAGCCGTAG
- a CDS encoding ABC transporter substrate-binding protein, which translates to MATSANDAGGMDALIAAAKREGTLNALGIAREWAGYGALIDGFERQYGITVRNEKPSTTSTQDKFDALKNSRKGQAHAPDVIAFGDTYPRAAAQQNLLAPYKVAAYDAIPANQKDPQARWTNNYGGYTSIGCDAGRVKQCPRTFADLLKPQYKGMVAIESDPIKNSSAIPAVYAAALANGGSFDDVGPGIEFFVKLKSLGNLYSGPRSETTINDGKIPILIDHDFYNLDYADKMRSKGVEWKVSIPFDGSFAQYYAFTVNKHAPHPAAARLWMEWVFSPEGQNIRLNGYARPVLMQVMEEDGTLDKAAAARMPAVEGTPQFPTDKQLEKARKMIAKGWPEGLG; encoded by the coding sequence ATGGCCACCTCCGCCAACGACGCCGGCGGCATGGATGCGCTGATCGCAGCAGCGAAGCGCGAGGGTACGCTCAACGCGTTGGGAATAGCCCGCGAATGGGCAGGATACGGCGCCCTGATCGACGGTTTCGAGAGGCAGTACGGGATCACGGTCAGAAATGAGAAGCCGTCGACCACGTCGACCCAGGACAAGTTCGACGCGCTGAAGAACAGCCGCAAAGGGCAGGCGCACGCCCCCGACGTCATCGCCTTCGGTGACACATACCCGCGCGCAGCAGCCCAGCAGAACCTGCTCGCTCCGTACAAGGTCGCCGCTTACGACGCGATCCCCGCCAACCAGAAGGACCCGCAGGCCCGCTGGACCAATAACTACGGCGGTTACACCTCCATCGGCTGCGACGCCGGCCGCGTCAAGCAGTGTCCCCGAACCTTCGCTGACCTGCTCAAACCCCAGTACAAGGGCATGGTGGCGATCGAAAGTGACCCCATCAAGAATAGTTCTGCAATCCCCGCAGTGTATGCGGCAGCCCTTGCGAACGGTGGATCGTTTGACGACGTCGGGCCCGGAATCGAGTTCTTCGTCAAACTGAAGAGTCTGGGCAATCTTTACTCCGGCCCGAGATCCGAAACTACTATAAACGACGGTAAGATCCCCATCCTTATCGACCACGACTTCTATAATCTCGACTACGCCGACAAGATGAGGAGTAAGGGCGTAGAGTGGAAGGTTTCGATTCCGTTTGACGGTAGTTTCGCTCAGTACTACGCATTTACGGTCAACAAGCATGCTCCACATCCGGCAGCCGCACGGCTGTGGATGGAGTGGGTTTTCAGCCCCGAGGGTCAGAACATCCGGCTCAACGGATATGCTCGCCCGGTGCTTATGCAGGTGATGGAGGAGGATGGCACCCTCGACAAAGCCGCCGCCGCGCGAATGCCGGCGGTTGAGGGCACGCCGCAGTTCCCCACGGACAAGCAGTTGGAGAAGGCCAGGAAGATGATCGCCAAGGGCTGGCCAGAGGGTCTTGGCTGA
- a CDS encoding SpoIIE family protein phosphatase, with protein MFLLVLAVVVLLVAVALVLLVVQARRQSMADAQQRTLVAAQMFADSPGILTALNSPDPTAVLQPRAEAARDAADVDAVLVYGLDGIVVADSDRRQIGKHVVGPYAEAAGGKAFTRTFEGSLGLSVISAVPVKAPDGSVAGIVSAPVRVREVQETVDRQLPTLFGSAAGVLALAAGGAGLVSHRLRRQTHGLGPAEMTRMYEHHDAVLHAVREGVLIIDAGSSLLLANDEARRLLDLPPDAEHHHVIELGLEDDLAELLASNRMATDEVYLTTDRLLAVNKRPTAPYGPASSVVTLRDTTELQALSVRAERARERLKLLYDAGVRIGTTLDVTRTADELAHVAVPRFADIVTVELLEPVLRGDEPPGVSTEMRRTAVAGVEADHPLYPVGELIQFAVTNPVAAAISSGRAVLETDLNAAEGWRAQDPERAERVLDYGIHSLLVVPLRARGVLLGVADFWRSDTSPPFDDEDVSFAEELAARAAVAIDNARRYTREHTMAVTLQRSLLPRGLPEQTALEVAYRYLPATAGVGGDWFDVIPLPGTRVALVVGDVVGHGLHAAATMGRLRTAVYNFSALDLPPDELLARLDELVDHIDTEQRAEDDSLGITGATCLYAIYDPVSGRVAAATAGHPGPAVVLPDGTVLSPELPISPPLGLGAGQPVESAELTLPESSRLVLYTDGLIEDRHRDLDTGLEALHSALAGSDRAPEATCATVIEAMLPARPNDDVALLVARTRRLDPAQVAEWTVPRDPAAVAPVRNACAARLAEWGLEHIAFTTELILSELITNAIRYGTEPITVRLLHDRTLICEVSDGSSTSPRLRRAKTTDEGGRGLFLVAQFAQRWGTRYPPTGKIIWTEQAIHDGAGSAEEASEEALLDAWDDTEI; from the coding sequence ATGTTTCTTCTGGTGCTGGCGGTAGTGGTACTGCTCGTCGCTGTCGCGTTGGTGCTTCTCGTGGTGCAGGCTCGGCGCCAGAGCATGGCCGATGCCCAGCAGCGGACGCTTGTCGCCGCCCAGATGTTCGCTGACTCTCCCGGGATCCTGACGGCGCTGAACAGCCCTGACCCGACCGCGGTACTGCAGCCGCGTGCTGAGGCGGCCCGGGATGCCGCCGATGTTGATGCCGTCCTCGTGTACGGGCTGGACGGGATCGTCGTCGCTGACAGTGACCGGCGTCAGATCGGGAAGCATGTCGTCGGCCCCTATGCGGAGGCGGCGGGCGGCAAGGCTTTTACGAGGACCTTCGAAGGGTCCCTGGGGCTCTCGGTGATCTCGGCGGTGCCCGTCAAGGCTCCTGACGGCTCGGTTGCCGGCATTGTCTCGGCACCGGTCAGGGTCCGCGAGGTGCAGGAAACCGTGGACCGGCAGCTGCCGACGCTTTTCGGAAGCGCTGCTGGGGTACTTGCCCTTGCCGCAGGCGGGGCGGGGCTGGTCAGTCATCGGTTGCGGCGACAGACGCATGGCCTGGGCCCTGCCGAGATGACGCGCATGTACGAGCACCACGATGCAGTCCTGCACGCTGTGCGGGAGGGGGTGCTGATCATCGACGCTGGCAGCAGTCTGCTTCTGGCAAACGACGAGGCACGGCGGCTGCTGGACCTGCCGCCGGACGCGGAGCACCACCACGTCATTGAGCTGGGGTTGGAGGACGACCTTGCCGAGCTGCTGGCCTCGAATCGCATGGCCACCGACGAGGTTTATCTGACTACCGACCGTCTCCTCGCAGTCAACAAGAGACCCACCGCCCCCTACGGACCTGCCAGCAGCGTGGTGACACTGAGGGACACCACCGAGCTGCAAGCTCTTTCCGTCAGAGCCGAGAGAGCCCGCGAGAGGCTGAAGCTGCTCTACGACGCCGGCGTGCGGATCGGAACCACTCTGGATGTGACACGCACCGCCGACGAACTGGCGCACGTCGCGGTCCCCCGGTTCGCCGACATCGTCACCGTCGAGCTGCTGGAGCCGGTCCTGCGCGGCGATGAGCCGCCCGGGGTAAGCACCGAGATGCGCCGCACCGCCGTCGCCGGAGTGGAGGCGGACCATCCTCTCTACCCGGTCGGGGAACTGATCCAGTTTGCTGTCACCAACCCCGTCGCCGCTGCGATCTCCAGCGGCCGCGCGGTCCTCGAGACGGACCTGAACGCGGCCGAGGGCTGGCGGGCCCAGGACCCAGAACGTGCTGAACGCGTTCTGGATTACGGCATCCACTCCCTACTGGTGGTCCCCCTGCGGGCCCGCGGTGTGCTGCTGGGCGTGGCCGACTTCTGGCGATCGGACACCTCCCCGCCGTTCGACGACGAGGACGTGTCCTTCGCCGAGGAACTGGCAGCCCGGGCTGCCGTGGCGATCGACAACGCCCGCCGCTACACCCGCGAACACACCATGGCCGTCACGCTCCAGCGCAGCCTGCTTCCCCGTGGACTGCCGGAACAGACAGCCCTCGAGGTGGCCTACCGCTACCTGCCAGCAACGGCGGGCGTAGGCGGGGACTGGTTCGACGTCATCCCGCTGCCCGGCACCCGAGTGGCGCTGGTCGTCGGCGACGTCGTCGGCCACGGCCTACACGCCGCGGCCACCATGGGCCGTCTGCGCACCGCCGTATACAACTTCTCGGCCCTGGACCTGCCTCCCGACGAACTACTGGCCCGTCTTGACGAACTGGTGGACCACATCGACACCGAGCAGCGCGCGGAGGACGACAGTCTGGGAATCACCGGGGCTACCTGCTTGTACGCCATCTACGATCCCGTTTCCGGGCGCGTGGCCGCCGCCACCGCAGGCCATCCGGGGCCGGCAGTGGTCCTTCCGGACGGGACCGTACTCTCACCCGAGCTGCCCATCTCCCCACCGCTGGGCCTCGGCGCCGGTCAGCCCGTCGAGAGCGCCGAGCTGACCCTCCCAGAGAGCTCCCGGCTGGTGCTCTACACCGACGGCCTGATCGAGGACCGCCACCGCGACCTGGACACCGGCCTAGAGGCGCTGCACAGCGCACTGGCCGGATCGGACCGCGCCCCCGAGGCCACCTGCGCCACCGTAATCGAGGCCATGCTGCCCGCCCGCCCCAATGACGACGTCGCACTGCTGGTAGCTCGAACCCGCCGACTGGACCCAGCGCAGGTCGCCGAATGGACCGTGCCTCGCGATCCGGCGGCGGTAGCCCCGGTCCGCAACGCTTGTGCCGCCCGGCTGGCCGAGTGGGGCCTGGAGCACATCGCCTTCACCACCGAGCTCATCCTCAGCGAACTGATCACCAACGCCATCCGCTACGGCACCGAGCCCATCACCGTCCGACTGCTGCACGACCGCACCCTGATCTGCGAGGTCTCCGACGGCAGCAGCACCTCTCCTCGCCTACGCCGAGCGAAGACCACAGACGAGGGCGGCCGCGGACTCTTCCTCGTCGCCCAATTCGCCCAGCGATGGGGCACCCGCTACCCGCCCACCGGAAAGATCATCTGGACCGAGCAAGCCATCCACGACGGCGCTGGTTCGGCCGAAGAAGCCTCTGAGGAGGCCCTCCTCGATGCCTGGGACGACACCGAGATCTGA
- a CDS encoding M14 family metallopeptidase: protein MRKPRPARLAAALATTTALTVGTISAATFAEGSPRVPTPESVIGWEPCADYKLATSEQLTEYYRKLDDASDRIKVVDIGKSSKGRPMIMALISSADNLKPKNLQRFKDISRRLATDGNLSKTEANKLAEKGKSVAWVDFGLHSVEVAGHQAGPLFTHRLVTGESEEMRRIRDDVITIVMPNMNPDGTTMVADWYRKQLGTKFEHTNPPELYNKYGGHDNNRDWYMYNLPETRNIGRQLYHEWFPQLVHNVHQHADFPSRITVPPFKDPVNPAIQPEVVRGVNLVGDAMGRRLEAEGKVGALSANTYDMWWNGGMRSAPYYHNMVGILTETAHAWPSPATYDPKDFPKTFANGESTKTPSIFYPSPWKGGKWNLRQSCEYISTASMAMVDEASQKRADWLRGMHRMGQQAVKAGANETYVVPADQVDLPTAVKMVNVLRRGGVEVERATKSFTAGERTYPAGSFLIRGAQTFRPYLDDLLNPQQYPDRRQYPDGPPDPPYDITGWTLPMQMGVTVDKYQTRINAATKPVDQAAVRAGSVSDKAVLALDPRVNNSVLAVNRLLAAGATVSRSTASVTTNAGKWPAGTFLVPAKGDVRKKAAAQARQLGLNLAGVDKVPDSARKLTAPRVGLYYPWGGALSEEEQARGAATVGGGSRDEGWTRYTLEKFGFNQDKLTDQKVRAGNLKKNYDVIVLPDASYAALRDGQKPGSMPEEYTGGMTEEGVAHLKEFVKQGGTLVTFNNAEELARKGLGVPVKDVTEGKKETEFFAPGTLLNMQFDANQPIAWGMPEKGVGFFSYSPAFEVAAGADSVQNVARYPSEKALASGWILGEQTLHNRSAAVDAKIGDGHAVLLGFRPQNRSQTHGTFKLLFNALYLGSMSK, encoded by the coding sequence ATGAGAAAACCAAGGCCAGCCAGGCTGGCGGCGGCGCTCGCCACGACGACAGCGCTGACGGTGGGTACGATCTCGGCGGCCACCTTTGCCGAGGGATCCCCTCGCGTTCCGACCCCGGAGTCCGTGATCGGCTGGGAGCCGTGCGCCGACTACAAGCTGGCGACCTCCGAGCAGCTCACCGAGTACTACCGCAAACTGGACGACGCCAGCGACCGCATCAAGGTCGTCGACATCGGGAAGTCCAGCAAGGGACGCCCCATGATCATGGCGCTCATCTCCTCGGCGGACAACCTCAAACCGAAGAACCTCCAGCGGTTCAAGGACATCTCCCGCCGCCTGGCCACCGATGGCAACTTGTCCAAGACCGAGGCCAACAAGCTCGCCGAGAAGGGCAAGTCGGTCGCCTGGGTCGACTTCGGCCTCCACTCCGTCGAGGTCGCCGGTCACCAGGCGGGCCCGCTATTCACGCATCGGCTGGTCACCGGCGAGTCGGAGGAGATGCGGCGCATCCGCGACGATGTCATCACGATCGTCATGCCCAACATGAACCCGGACGGCACCACCATGGTCGCCGACTGGTACAGAAAGCAGCTCGGCACGAAGTTCGAACACACGAACCCCCCGGAGCTATACAACAAGTACGGCGGCCATGACAACAACCGCGACTGGTACATGTACAACCTGCCGGAGACGCGGAACATCGGACGCCAGCTCTACCACGAGTGGTTCCCCCAGCTGGTCCACAACGTCCACCAGCATGCCGACTTCCCCTCCCGGATCACCGTCCCGCCGTTCAAGGATCCGGTCAATCCCGCAATCCAGCCGGAGGTCGTGCGCGGGGTCAACTTGGTGGGCGACGCGATGGGCCGTCGGCTCGAGGCCGAGGGCAAGGTCGGCGCCCTCTCCGCCAACACCTACGACATGTGGTGGAACGGCGGCATGCGTTCCGCGCCGTATTACCACAACATGGTCGGTATCCTCACCGAGACCGCGCACGCCTGGCCGTCGCCGGCGACGTACGATCCGAAGGACTTCCCGAAGACCTTCGCCAACGGCGAGTCGACGAAGACCCCTTCGATCTTCTACCCCAGCCCGTGGAAGGGCGGCAAGTGGAACCTTCGGCAAAGCTGCGAGTACATCTCCACCGCGTCCATGGCGATGGTGGACGAGGCATCGCAGAAGCGTGCTGACTGGCTGCGCGGCATGCACCGGATGGGGCAGCAGGCGGTCAAGGCCGGCGCGAACGAGACGTACGTCGTCCCCGCCGACCAGGTCGACCTCCCCACCGCCGTCAAGATGGTGAACGTCCTGCGCAGGGGCGGCGTCGAGGTGGAGCGGGCCACAAAGAGCTTCACGGCCGGCGAGCGGACTTACCCGGCCGGCAGCTTCCTGATCCGGGGCGCGCAGACCTTCCGGCCGTACCTGGACGACCTGCTTAACCCGCAGCAATACCCCGACCGCAGGCAGTACCCGGACGGGCCGCCCGACCCCCCGTACGACATCACCGGCTGGACGCTTCCCATGCAGATGGGCGTCACGGTCGACAAGTACCAAACCCGGATCAACGCTGCCACCAAGCCCGTCGACCAGGCCGCGGTGCGGGCGGGATCGGTCAGTGACAAGGCGGTCCTTGCCCTCGACCCGCGGGTCAACAACTCCGTCCTCGCGGTGAACCGGCTCCTGGCCGCAGGTGCGACAGTCTCGCGCAGCACCGCGTCGGTAACCACCAACGCCGGAAAGTGGCCGGCCGGCACGTTCCTGGTGCCCGCCAAGGGCGACGTTCGCAAGAAGGCAGCCGCCCAGGCCCGACAGCTGGGGCTGAACTTGGCCGGCGTGGACAAGGTGCCGGACAGCGCGCGCAAGCTGACCGCCCCACGGGTCGGACTGTACTACCCGTGGGGCGGCGCCTTGAGCGAGGAGGAGCAGGCCCGAGGCGCGGCGACCGTCGGCGGCGGCAGCAGGGACGAAGGCTGGACCCGCTACACCCTCGAGAAGTTCGGGTTCAACCAGGACAAGCTCACCGACCAGAAGGTCCGGGCCGGCAACCTCAAGAAGAACTATGACGTCATCGTCCTGCCCGACGCCTCATACGCCGCGCTGCGTGACGGGCAGAAGCCCGGCTCCATGCCCGAGGAGTACACCGGCGGCATGACCGAGGAAGGCGTCGCCCACCTCAAGGAGTTCGTCAAGCAAGGCGGAACTCTGGTCACTTTCAACAACGCCGAAGAGCTGGCCCGCAAGGGCCTTGGCGTTCCCGTCAAGGATGTCACCGAAGGGAAGAAGGAGACCGAGTTCTTCGCCCCAGGCACCCTGCTGAACATGCAGTTCGACGCCAACCAGCCGATCGCTTGGGGCATGCCTGAGAAGGGGGTCGGGTTCTTCTCCTACAGCCCCGCCTTCGAGGTGGCCGCAGGCGCCGACTCGGTGCAGAACGTCGCCCGCTACCCGAGTGAGAAGGCACTGGCCAGCGGCTGGATCCTCGGTGAGCAAACCCTGCACAACCGCTCCGCCGCCGTCGACGCGAAGATCGGCGACGGTCATGCCGTGCTCCTCGGATTCCGCCCGCAGAACCGGTCCCAGACCCACGGCACATTCAAGCTTCTGTTCAACGCCCTCTACCTCGGAAGCATGAGCAAGTAG
- a CDS encoding amidase: MSLAQTSPAAPSPVGIDARDIHVDVRQAALDDPSEATLAEAVVLMRRRRLSATDLVQAYLERIERYDSTYQAYAEVTGDAALAAARSADRGEGPGGVLNGIPLCIKDNYFTRGVPTRCNSYIFEDFVPDEDATVVARLTAAGGIVLGKGQMGPLATTRATKPNGTLTTVNAWTPDDPAVDPGGSSTGPACAVAARLASSSIGTQTGGSIVLPSNQQNLTGLKPTMGRVSLHGVIPLSFTRDHAGPLARDAIDAAIMLQVMAGPDARDPRTLGLPNVPDLVQAATPVVSRHGAVRMRQATRIGIPADFLTDRKELRTAFLNTLDAIPGVTLVDVTYPADWALLTGTFNAARLAERTEPFRHWLRSDPAKFGVSLLSWLQGLMLSGDEWITAQRAKSHLLREVLNGIFGDDGCDVLLQTEPVPFDILGLPEFGFPIGFDDDGVPVGVILGGQPYEEDRLLEVATAYQALTDWHTRRPSDPVETARLRSATERLRLSAKEAAAASA, encoded by the coding sequence GTGTCTTTGGCACAGACAAGCCCAGCAGCGCCGTCCCCCGTCGGCATCGACGCCCGCGACATCCATGTCGACGTGCGACAGGCCGCGCTGGACGACCCGTCCGAAGCGACACTCGCCGAGGCAGTCGTGCTCATGAGGCGTCGCAGGCTGTCGGCCACCGACCTTGTGCAGGCGTATCTGGAACGGATCGAGAGGTACGACTCGACGTATCAGGCGTACGCGGAGGTTACCGGCGATGCCGCACTGGCGGCGGCGCGCAGTGCCGACCGCGGCGAGGGGCCGGGCGGTGTCCTGAACGGCATTCCGCTGTGCATCAAGGACAACTACTTCACGCGCGGTGTGCCGACCCGCTGCAACTCGTACATCTTCGAGGACTTCGTGCCGGACGAAGACGCCACTGTCGTGGCCCGGCTCACTGCGGCGGGCGGGATCGTGCTGGGAAAGGGCCAGATGGGGCCGCTCGCTACAACAAGGGCGACGAAGCCGAACGGCACGCTCACCACCGTCAACGCCTGGACCCCGGACGACCCTGCGGTCGACCCGGGCGGCTCATCGACCGGTCCCGCGTGCGCAGTGGCCGCCCGCCTGGCATCGTCGTCCATCGGTACGCAGACCGGCGGCTCCATCGTCCTGCCCTCCAACCAGCAGAACCTGACCGGTCTGAAGCCCACCATGGGACGCGTCTCGCTGCACGGCGTAATACCGCTGTCCTTCACGCGAGACCACGCGGGCCCACTGGCCCGGGACGCCATAGACGCGGCGATCATGCTGCAGGTCATGGCAGGACCAGACGCTCGAGACCCGCGCACCCTCGGGTTGCCGAATGTGCCCGACCTCGTCCAGGCCGCGACCCCCGTCGTTTCACGCCACGGGGCGGTGCGCATGCGCCAGGCCACCCGGATCGGCATACCCGCAGACTTCCTGACCGACCGGAAGGAACTGCGCACCGCATTCCTGAACACACTGGACGCGATCCCGGGCGTGACTCTCGTGGACGTCACCTATCCGGCGGACTGGGCACTGCTGACCGGTACCTTCAACGCCGCCCGGCTGGCCGAGCGTACGGAACCCTTCCGGCACTGGCTACGCTCCGACCCTGCGAAGTTCGGAGTGTCGCTGCTGAGCTGGCTGCAAGGCCTGATGCTCTCCGGCGACGAGTGGATCACTGCACAGCGCGCCAAGAGCCACCTGCTGCGCGAGGTTCTCAACGGCATCTTCGGCGACGACGGTTGCGACGTACTGCTGCAGACCGAACCCGTCCCGTTCGACATCCTGGGCCTTCCCGAATTCGGATTCCCGATCGGCTTCGACGACGACGGCGTGCCCGTCGGTGTGATCCTGGGCGGCCAGCCGTACGAGGAGGATCGCCTGCTCGAAGTCGCAACCGCCTACCAGGCACTCACGGACTGGCACACCCGGCGCCCGTCCGACCCGGTGGAGACTGCCCGCCTGAGGTCAGCGACTGAGCGTCTCCGGCTTTCGGCGAAGGAGGCGGCGGCGGCTTCGGCTTGA